The DNA segment TCGTGTCTTTTGTAACTTATTGGGATTCACTCAAGGAAAAAGTCATTTACAATTTAGGAATACTATGATGGTTGTTAAAAACAAATGATACTCTAGCCTGATCATATGATTTTCAGAAGCTAAAAAAAATGAGCCTACTTGTCATTGAGTTAATCACGTGTGGAAAAGATCACCAAATCATTGACGGATTTCTTGAGCAATGATTTGTCAATGGCGAGGAATCTTTTGCTTTCAATCTTGGTTACACTGTATCTTGTTATTTTTGGTCACATACAAGTTTATATACTGATACTGTTGCATTCAGGAGTGTTACGGGTTACAAAATGGCAACCGGACAACTTTTCTCCAAATCGACTCAAGCACTATTTTACAATTACAAGCAACTCCCTATACAACGGATGCTTGATTTTGACTTCCTTTGTGGTAATATGAGTGTGATATATGTGCTCATGCAGCTTTTAATGAGACATTGTATGGTGATGGGATTGATGATTGATTTCTGATTCTTGCTTTAATTGTTTCTATGCTGTGTTTGCTGAATGTAGGAAGAGAAAAACCTTCTGTTGCTGGAATTATAAATCCTGGTTCTGAGGGATTTCAGAAGCTATTTTTTGGTCAGGAGGAAATTGCAATTCCAGTTCATTCGACGTACATTTTACTTTCTCATGTTTATCGTTTATTTTTTTCTCATTATGATTTAGTGCTATGAAGGAGTAACTTTTCTACTGATGTAGTAATAGGTAGTCGGTGTTGCCGACATCaatttctctctctttttttgtcCATTTTTCTCTTGTTTGGCGAATCCGTTATGTTGATGGAATATTAATGGAAACCACTTACAAAAAAGGTTACACCTTTAATAGAAATGGTTATATTTCCTCCGCATTTTTCCTGAAATGTCAAGTGTTGGCCTGTGGTAAATGGTAATACATCATCTTTTACCTTGCAAGAGAACCGTTGGTCATATTTCTCTTTATCGAGAAATCGAAGAAGCCATACAGGGATTTTCTCAGGCCTGTTAATATGGTACCTAACTAAGCTAAGTAATTCTACGAGACCAGTAGGAATTCAGATCTTTTCACTTCAGCTAGGCCCTAGTTTCGGAATTAACACTGTTAAAAacatagaaaaagaaaaaaatcacTAGTTTCATGATTAGTATAATAATTTATGACTTTATGTTGCCTAAACATCTGGAGTCTTTTCCAGCATCAATATTCATTGAAGAGAGTTGCAAATTTATTCTTCCTTGCAGTATTGAAGCTGCAAGTGCTGCACATCCCACAGCTGATGTTTTCATTAACTTTGCATCATTTAGAAGGTATGTCTTCTACATTTTCAAATAGTCCACACGAAGATTTCATGCTGCTCATTAAGTTTAAGAGATCTGATTTCATTATTGAAGTGCTGCTGCTTCATCCATGTCTGCTCTCAAGCAGCCAACAATCAAAGTTGTGGCCATTATAGCTGAAGGTGTCCCCGAATCAGACACCAAGCAATTAATTGCGTATGCAAAGGCAAACAATAAGGTAGCTTGCTTGTCTATTATATTTACTTAGTATTTCAATCTTTACTTCATATGATATTATATTGATTCTACTTTCTTACGCGCCACACAAATTTCAGGTCGTCATTGGCCCCGCTACTGTTGGAGGTATTCAAGCTGGAGCCTTTAAGATTGGTGATACTGCTGGAACAATTGATAATATCATTCACTGCAAACTATACAGGCCTGGATCTGTTGGATTTGTCTCCAAATCTGTGAGGATTCTTAATTTctgcattttcaatattatacCATGTAGATTCTTTTGCCATCGTGACATATTCTGTTTCACCGATCTAACTGTCACAGgtgttaaattatttatttcgggTTTAACTTGGAAGAGTGTTTCTGTTTTTATTACAGGGTGGTATGTCTAACGAGTTATACAACACAATTGCTCGTGTCACGGATGGAATTTACGAAGGTTGGAATGTGAAATCTTGCACCTTTTTCTACTTCACTTATGTTAACTCACCTTTTCCTAAATCTCGCGTGATGAAAATTGAAACGTGACACAAATTGTTAACGGTAGGTATCGCAATCGGAGGTGATGTGTTCCCTGGTTCCACACTTTCTGATCATGTGCTTCGATTTAACAATATACCTCAggtagaaagaaaaaaaatctgatttttttctcgttttcctTCAAGGAAACATGGTCTCTGAATTGCATATGGTTATGAAGTTTCTCCTTATTGTTGCATTACACCACCATGGGATATATCAAATTTATGCTGAATATTTCTTGGAGTTGCGAGAGATTCTGAAACTTTATatcttgttttgttttttggattAAACTCAGGTTAAAATGATAGTTGTTCTTGGAGAACTTGGTGGGCGTGATGAATATTCCTTAGTGGAGGCCCTCAAACAGGGGAAAATCAGCAAACCTGTAGTTGCCTGGGTCAGTGGAACTTGTGCCCGCCTCTTCAAATCAGAAGTGCAGTTCGGTCATGCTGTAAGCTAATAAACCTATTTTTCACTTTTCAACCTGATTTGAAGCGATTGATTAAATAGGCAGCGATTCAAATTTTGTTTGCTTATTTAACATCAGGGGGCCAAGAGTGGTGGTGAGATGGAGTCTGCTCAGGCCAAGAATCAAGCACTCAGAGAGGTGGGAGCTGTTGTTCCCACTTCATATGAAGCATTTGAAGGTTCAATCAGAGAAACATTCGAGAAACTGGTTAGCGTCTGGATTTTCAAGAACTACTCTGTATGATTCTTTTAAGGTACTCTTTTGTTTAAGTGCTGGGATGCTTTCTATTAGGTTGAGGGGGGGAAAGTTTCTGCTGTGAAGGAGGTTACACCTCCTCCAATCCCGGAGGATCTTAATACAGCAATTAAGAGCGGAAAAGTTCGGGCTCCAACACATATTATTTCCACCATTTCAGATGATAGGGGTATGATCATTTCCCATTAATCACAAGCTTTATaataaatcaaaatacataCAAATGCTTGGAATTGGCCTGTTACACTTTTGCAGGGGAAGAACCAACATATGCTGGCGTCCCCATGTCCTCCATTGTTGAACAGGGATTAGGCGTCGGTGATGTTATTTCTTTATTGTGGTTCAAAAGAAGCCTTCCCCGTTATTGCTCACGTTTTATTGAAGTGAGTTCGACATAATTTTGACGCGACTTTACATTTAtcattcaattttccttgtccAAATCCAGTGTTTGTACTTGCAAAATCTTTCTAAAAAATGCTGTTGACTTGCTAGATTTGCATCATGCTATGTGCTGATCATGGTCCATGTGTGTCTGGTGCTCACAACACCATTGTGACGGCTAGGGCAGGAAAAGACCTGGTATCAAGTCTTGTTTCTGGTGCGTTACAGATTCTTCAAGTGTCGTTTTAGTGTGacatgtatgagcaatatgtgTGGTATAAGGCAAACATTTGATAAAACAATGGATTCATTGAGGCTTAATTCTTGATTATGCGGTTACATGACTTCACCTTTAAAACAGGTTTATTGACAATTGGTCCTCGTTTTGGTGGGGCTGTCGATGATGCTGCTCGATACTTTAAGGATGCTTATGACAAGGTGAGTTTGGTTTGTGCTTCTACATGAGAAATTCCAATGTTCTTTATTAATTTCTTCCCCATCATGGTGTGCATATCAGGGTCTTACACCTTATGAATTTGTGGAAAGCATGAAAAAGAAGGGCATTCGCGTACCTGGCATTGGTCACAGGTAATAGGATCCTCGAAAGTACAAACTCTTCGTTTTCTTTATTTGGGGTGTGTGTATTATGGGGCACAAAAAGAATGTgtattcaaaattattttgtttttttgttgctCAAGTTTCTTTGATATTCCCATGATAATACTTGCAATACTTGAGGATAATGTAGAATTTGGACCCTTGGTTTTTCCAGCGTTTGGTCATAATTCTCATTTTTGTCAATTCAAGCCTGAATCTTGGTACACTGTTAGACCATAAAACCTCAAAAGACTGGTCTTTTATATAAGAAAACTTCACAAACCTCATTAACCATTAGATGTTTTTCACGGAAAAGATGTGGAATCCCTGACAAATGCTTCATCTGTCTTTGGTAATAGAATCAAGAGGGGCGATAACAGAGACAAGAGGGTAGAGTTGCTGCAAGAATTTGCACGCTCAAATTTCCCATCTGTGAAGTACATGGAATACGCTGTTGAAGTGGAGACTTACACCCTTTCAAAAGCAAACAACCTGGTTCTCAACGTTGATGGTGCCATCGGTTCCCTATTCTTGGATCTTCTTGCAGGCAGCGGAATGTTCACAAAACAAGAAATTGATGAGATTGTTGGGATTGGTTACCTTAACGGACTCTTTGTTCTTGCTCGTTCCATTGGTCTAATCGGGTAAGTTAAAACATTCATCAAATGCTTTTCCCATTTATCAATCTGTTGCCTGTCAAAAATTTCTGTCTTAAATCCCTCGGTATGCATTAACACTGTCTGAAACTTTTTGAAACTTAGGCATACATTTGATCAGAAGAGACTGAAGCAGCCACTTTATCGTCACCCTTGGGAAGACGTTCTCTACACAAAGTAATGGTTTTAAGCACCAAAATGGCTCGATTTGGTTCACTGCCTAGCGTCTGATGCTCGCTATTGATCAAAGTTAATTGTCATGTGATGATTTTTCAGTTGTTAATTTAGTTTTACTCTGGTAGAGAGCAGATAGAGCACTTTTGTCAGGTTTAACAATAACGAGCAAGTGCAATTTATGAAGAGATGTTATGTCTGTCTGTTCAGGAACAAATAAACTTTGGACTGTTATTTAGTGATTGAAAGAATGTGATTATGTTACACTTTCTTGTCTCTTTTAATCTGTTTAATTCATCAGTCCTGGCTGTAGCTTTTGTACTTCTGGTTTCTTGTGTTGTAATGTCGTTGGTGCCATTAATGGCTTCTTTATATTTTGAGTTCAATCGAGTGTTTCTTATAATAGGGCTTGAACCCGAGATCTCATTCTAAACTAGGGAGTTTGATGCCAAATTAGCTATTAAGTCATCAGCAATACTAATGGTTTTTTGTTCAACAACTTCTGGGCGTATGAGTTTTTTGGAAGTTTTTTCATGAAGCCGCACAAAAACTTTAGGTTTTGTTTGACCATGTATTTATAAAACTTTTTTCtgaaattgttttttaaaaactttttgtaaaatattttaaaagttgttttaagaataaatgtGTTCggacaactattctataaaaaaatattcctaCCTCGCTGCAAACGCTTCCCCAAGATCAAAGAAGAAGATGGGATAGGAATGCTGGTTCACCTCGTCCAACATTTCAAAAGTAATACTGTGCACTTTTGCTTTCACAAATTAACATCTAAAAACATTTCtcaagtgttctttaaaaactatacatggtgaaaacattttcaaaaatattttttaaaaaaacattttacaaAAACCATATCCAAACATACTGTAatcccgagaaaatatttcaacccgagcccgtttataatAGGTCTATCCGATATGGCCCAATATGTcaaggtccagcccagtttgGGCTATGTTGGACTTTGACCAGGGCTGGTCATTATGGGCCGACCTGGGCTGTTTCTAATGGGCCGCAGGTATCCTTTTCTAGTTCAAGTAggactctgatatatatgagataagtttggatcttttcaaatattcacaagATACAGATAAACTTAAGAAGGGTCCAATGGATGAAGAGCCCTAGTATATGACATGTTATAACTCGACTAAgtaacttactctatttttccctataaatacaggtactgttatggttgtgttcattcattattcactattcattattcatcatCATTCAttctcacttttacattcacgcactcatactCTGTTATTTTCGTATTCATCATACCCTCAGCCTTCAAAACattgacttaggcatcggaggggtcacgccgaaaacaccttcggcgccccccaacctagctgttgcttgtgcagagTTCAttggtacccgacccgacctgcttcaTAAAGtagttggaggatccattctaccagaccgaaccgaGGTAAAATTTTGAcctcatcaattggcgccgtctgtggaaaTTTGAAAACAAAGGGTTAAGATGGTGAGTACAAGAGAAGAAACAAATTTCGGATTCTCGCATGGCTTGCACATCAGAAAATTGCGAAAATCATtgaaattaattgaaccgtcggaccgggttcaaattttgcagacatatttattaatatgtttctagGATCTGAAGAGTGGAGATCGTGAATGGAGTCTTGTACGATGGGATTTTGACATCCGAACAGCAACTGCTCACTCGCACAGTTTCTGTAtatttttgcatgacttgcgcATCAGAACCTTGGAAAAATCATTGGAATTAATTGAATCATCGAATCGGGTTCAAATTTTGCAtgcatatttattaatatttttctagGATTTGAACGGTAGAGATCGTGAATGGAGTTTAGTACAATGGGATTTTGACCTCCGAACAGCAGCTGCTCACTTGCACAGTTTCTGTATATTTTCGCATGGCTTGCGCATCAGAACCTTGCGAAAATCATTGTAATTAtttgaaccgtcggatcgagttCAAATTTTTCatacatatttattaatatgttttctagGATCTAAACGGTGGATATCATGAATGTAGTCTTGTACGATGGGATTTTGACATCCGAACAGAAGCTGCTCACTCGCACAGTTTCTGTATATTTTTGCATGGCTTGCGCATCAGAACCTTGCGAAAATGATTggaattaattgaaccgtcggatcgagttAAAATTTGACATgagtatttataattattttatctagTATCTTCATGGTGAAGATCATGATCGGAATTTTGGGACTTTGGTAAAGGTGGCTCAGACCGCCGAGCTACAACACAATCTGCTTGCATAGTTTCTGAGCAGtgttcttgaaaaattcattcTGAAAAATCTAACCgttgaaattatttgaaatttttatcatgagttcaaaacatcttgacACACATTCTGGACGGTGGAGATCAATTTTTGTTTCATACATCAAGTCGGTTCTTTGATCAAATAATAGAAGATGTTATCTTGCTATACATCCAAAGTCATGTCATCGACAACACATGAACGAGATAAGTATTTCAATCATCTTTATGtttgaattaaattattaaatttttatttattatcattattaataatattctgACGCATCTTCTACTATCAAAATAACATGTTTGTTTTCTTGGGATCAAATTTGTTGGACTTCTCTTCCCATGTATTTTTGTTTGGGTTATTTTACGTCATTGGACATGCAATCTTGCAGTAAGGCCCATttatatcacatcgggcatgcaatATCGCTGtaaggcccaataatatgacatcgggcatgcaatctagcagtaAGACCCAATCCTATTATATCGGTCTTGCAATCTCACTGTAAGACCCTATTTTATGATATCGAGCATGCAATCTAGAACTAAGGCCTACTCTACGACATGACACTTTGTAAGCCCAACACAGCTTGGAAAACCACAAAAGCCCGATCAGTTCGGCACTCACcatgccattcgtggtcaaatcaaagcccagacaggtctggcactcaaagtccacctcagtggtccacatcagtggtattcaaagcccaaacaggtctgacactcaaagtccacttcaatGGCCCACATCAATggtattcaaagcccaggcaggtttggcactcaaagcccacgtcagtggcctaCATCAGTAGTATTCAAAGTCCAGGAAGGTTTGGCACTCAAAGCCaacgtcagtggcccacatcagtggtattcaAAGCCCAAGCAGGCCTGACACTCAAATTCCatctcagtggcccacatcagtggtattcaaagcccgggcaggtctggcactcaaagcccacctcagtggcccacatcagtggtattcaaaacccaggcaggtctgacactcaaagcccacgtcagtggctgacatcagtggtattcaaagcccaggcaggtctggcactcaaagtccacttcagtggcccacatcagtggtattcaaagcccagtcaggtctggcactcaaagtccacatcagtagcccacatcagtggtattcaaagctcagacaggtctggcactcaaagtccacctccgtgacccacatcagtggtattcaaagcccaggcaggtctggcattcaaagcccacgtcagtggcccacataAGTGGTATTCAAAGTCCAGACATGTCtgacactcaaagtccacttcagtggcccacatcagtggtattaAAAGCCCAGACAGTTCTGACATTCAAAGTTCACTTCAGtggtccacatcagtggtattcaGAGCCCAGGAAGGTCtgacactcaaagtccactttagtggcccacatcagtgatATTAAAAGCCGAGGCAGGTCTGCATTCAAAGTTcacttcagtggcccacatcagtgctATTCAgagcccagacaggtctgacACCCAAAGTctacctcagtggcccacattagTGGCATTCCTTGGTATTGCAATCAGTCAGAGGACAGCTTTGGCATGCACGGAGCAACTCGGGCATGTTAAATGTTCATTAGATTAGAATGGACTTGCAAGTGTGGGCATTTTAGCCCGAATATATGGCTTAGTATTATTTAGTTCGAGCACAGAACTCAGAGTTAGCAAAATTGTGAATCTTAAACAGGCCTGCAGGTGTTGAGAATATGCAGATCGGACCTTTGATTCAAATTCTGCTTGACCAACTCTGCGGTTAGTAATATCTAactttttatttaatgtttggCTTGATCAA comes from the Henckelia pumila isolate YLH828 chromosome 1, ASM3356847v2, whole genome shotgun sequence genome and includes:
- the LOC140887694 gene encoding ATP-citrate synthase beta chain protein 2-like produces the protein MATGQLFSKSTQALFYNYKQLPIQRMLDFDFLCGREKPSVAGIINPGSEGFQKLFFGQEEIAIPVHSTIEAASAAHPTADVFINFASFRSAAASSMSALKQPTIKVVAIIAEGVPESDTKQLIAYAKANNKVVIGPATVGGIQAGAFKIGDTAGTIDNIIHCKLYRPGSVGFVSKSGGMSNELYNTIARVTDGIYEGIAIGGDVFPGSTLSDHVLRFNNIPQVKMIVVLGELGGRDEYSLVEALKQGKISKPVVAWVSGTCARLFKSEVQFGHAGAKSGGEMESAQAKNQALREVGAVVPTSYEAFEGSIRETFEKLVEGGKVSAVKEVTPPPIPEDLNTAIKSGKVRAPTHIISTISDDRGEEPTYAGVPMSSIVEQGLGVGDVISLLWFKRSLPRYCSRFIEICIMLCADHGPCVSGAHNTIVTARAGKDLVSSLVSGLLTIGPRFGGAVDDAARYFKDAYDKGLTPYEFVESMKKKGIRVPGIGHRIKRGDNRDKRVELLQEFARSNFPSVKYMEYAVEVETYTLSKANNLVLNVDGAIGSLFLDLLAGSGMFTKQEIDEIVGIGYLNGLFVLARSIGLIGHTFDQKRLKQPLYRHPWEDVLYTK